One genomic window of Acidovorax radicis includes the following:
- the cbiB gene encoding adenosylcobinamide-phosphate synthase CbiB — MAWLVPDVGWHSLRVLLWVPALALLLDWWLGEPPAVWHPVVWMGKALQRAGDWLAPTAPVAQDWKCFWLAALVWCALAAIVLIVSAFLQHSVLALHDLLAAAVLAVLLKPLLAWRMLRGEVQAVEVALGQSLADGRTRLSWLVSRDVSTLSAQQVRESAIESLAENLSDSVVAPLFWFALLGLPGAALYRFANTADAMWGYPGMRGGRYWQWAGKWAARADDVLSWAPARITGLLVAAGIRGLTWRRLARHACKTPSPNSGWPMAAMALALGVRLSKPGVYALNGRARQPGPMDTRRAMRRGDGVVLALVPLVAAIQLLVVMAWA; from the coding sequence ATGGCGTGGCTCGTTCCCGACGTGGGCTGGCACAGCCTGCGCGTGCTGCTGTGGGTGCCTGCGCTGGCCTTGTTGCTTGACTGGTGGCTGGGCGAGCCTCCCGCTGTCTGGCACCCCGTGGTGTGGATGGGCAAGGCGTTGCAGCGTGCGGGCGACTGGCTGGCGCCCACCGCGCCGGTGGCCCAGGATTGGAAGTGTTTTTGGCTCGCTGCGCTTGTGTGGTGTGCGCTAGCAGCTATTGTTTTGATAGTGTCTGCGTTCTTGCAGCACTCGGTATTGGCGTTGCACGACCTGCTCGCGGCGGCGGTGTTGGCGGTGCTGCTCAAGCCCCTGCTGGCCTGGCGCATGCTGCGTGGCGAGGTGCAAGCGGTCGAAGTGGCGCTGGGCCAGTCGCTGGCCGATGGCCGCACGCGCCTGTCGTGGCTGGTGAGCCGTGACGTGAGCACACTGAGCGCCCAGCAAGTGCGCGAGTCGGCAATCGAGTCGCTGGCCGAGAACCTCAGCGATTCAGTGGTGGCCCCACTGTTCTGGTTTGCCCTGCTGGGCTTGCCTGGCGCCGCGCTGTACCGGTTTGCAAACACCGCCGACGCCATGTGGGGTTACCCCGGCATGCGCGGCGGGCGCTATTGGCAGTGGGCGGGCAAATGGGCGGCGCGGGCTGACGATGTGCTGTCGTGGGCCCCCGCGCGCATCACGGGGCTGCTGGTGGCTGCGGGCATACGCGGCCTCACATGGCGGCGGCTGGCGCGTCATGCCTGCAAGACACCGTCGCCCAACAGCGGCTGGCCCATGGCGGCCATGGCTTTGGCGCTCGGTGTGCGCCTGAGCAAGCCAGGGGTCTATGCACTCAATGGCCGGGCGCGCCAGCCCGGGCCGATGGATACGCGGCGTGCCATGCGGCGGGGTGACGGCGTGGTGTTGGCCTTGGTGCCGCTGGTCGCGGCGATTCAGTTGCTGGTGGTGATGGCGTGGGCATGA
- a CDS encoding DUF1636 family protein, with translation MTETPSEITRESAITEVIVCTTCRPAGASRDEPAAGAGLFDAVQIAQLQDDTGAFDRVRARGVACLNSCSRACSVAFQAPGKHTYLFGDLVPDAETAQQVLVCAALHASAVDGTLVRNDRPAQLRSGILAKLPPFLQALAA, from the coding sequence ATGACCGAGACCCCATCCGAAATCACCCGTGAGTCCGCGATCACCGAAGTGATCGTCTGCACCACCTGTCGGCCCGCTGGTGCATCGCGTGACGAGCCCGCCGCCGGTGCCGGGCTGTTCGACGCCGTGCAGATTGCCCAGTTGCAGGACGATACGGGCGCATTCGACCGCGTGCGTGCGCGCGGCGTGGCGTGCCTGAACAGCTGCTCGCGGGCTTGCAGCGTGGCGTTTCAGGCGCCGGGCAAACATACCTACCTCTTTGGCGATCTGGTGCCGGATGCCGAGACCGCCCAGCAGGTGCTGGTATGCGCCGCCCTGCACGCCAGCGCCGTGGATGGAACACTGGTTCGCAACGATCGCCCGGCGCAGTTGCGCAGTGGAATCCTTGCCAAGCTGCCGCCCTTCCTGCAGGCGCTCGCCGCGTAG
- the cobO gene encoding cob(I)yrinic acid a,c-diamide adenosyltransferase: MQIETPPTEKRYEKPEGERRGLVIVNTGDGKGKSTAAFGLALRAHGRGKAVKIFQFMKVPTARFGEHRMFEQIGLPIEGLGDGFSWKSKDLEHSAQLARDGWEKARAAILSGEYFLVVLDEITYPLIYGWLPLDGVLQTLRERPKEVHVCLTGRRCPPEIIELADTVTEMQMVKHAFKAGIPAQRGIED; this comes from the coding sequence ATGCAGATCGAAACCCCGCCCACCGAAAAACGCTACGAAAAGCCCGAGGGCGAACGCCGGGGCCTTGTCATCGTCAACACCGGCGACGGCAAGGGCAAAAGCACGGCCGCCTTTGGCCTGGCGCTCCGCGCCCATGGCCGGGGCAAGGCCGTGAAGATTTTTCAGTTCATGAAAGTGCCCACGGCGCGCTTTGGCGAGCACCGCATGTTCGAGCAGATCGGCCTGCCCATCGAAGGCCTGGGCGACGGCTTCAGCTGGAAGAGCAAGGACCTGGAGCACTCGGCCCAGCTCGCGCGCGACGGCTGGGAAAAGGCGCGCGCCGCCATCCTGTCGGGCGAGTATTTTCTGGTGGTGCTCGACGAGATCACCTACCCGCTGATCTATGGCTGGCTGCCGCTCGACGGCGTGCTGCAGACCCTGCGCGAGCGTCCGAAGGAGGTGCATGTGTGCCTCACCGGCCGCCGCTGCCCGCCCGAGATCATCGAGCTGGCCGACACCGTGACCGAGATGCAGATGGTCAAGCACGCGTTCAAGGCGGGCATTCCTGCGCAGCGTGGCATTGAAGATTGA
- the cobN gene encoding cobaltochelatase subunit CobN, which produces MTVLILRVALRCLLLAAPLAHALQADKAQGADEGANKATPVLLWLTSDITTAPRTAMVQRLASEAGVGFVHIDYPLAGPAVLDEAQAQKLERALAGAAMVWVDAPHASVEARLRRMAGPQLDARAARAPGRVVWVPAGTPAVDLSALDAPARMVAYLQAGGPRNLHSAIALARATVAGVAMPTLPAPDILPTRGIYHPDAPRLLPNAAALEAWRQGQPALRSLPAVAVLVHRHHFVDGSTEWLDAWLRTFRAQGLFAYAAFGQQVTAQTLAEVLELPPESGTDPGRLHASALVLHQLVPQAAALQPLLLRWGAPLLATQPYRAGDVAAWEASDTGLSLSDVPFYLAQPEAAGAIDSMLVAAHGAEGQDFRLIERQALAVAAKARRLIALQTQPAANKRLVAMVYNYPPGGTNFGASFLNVPRSLEQVSAGLAQAGYRTERVPEQGWIDGLKPLLAAYYPGADVRKLLESGQAAALPLARYEQHLATLPKAVRDRMNAHWGPPEKSRYVVDWQGEKVFAIPRLQVGHLAVLPQPPREETLRLGQNPFMHKSKAPLSHHYLAVYLWAQREADALIHFGTHGTQEWAGGKARALDVHDDALLPLGDLPVVYPYIVDNLGEALTAKRRGRAVLVSHRTPVFAPAGFEARMAHMHEVMHEWETVDEGPTRRALEKQLVAQFVEHQLHRDLGWSAERIAADFSGFLEILHPYLDQLAQSSQPKGLAVFGRVPAPEQRRETMLQALRKALIEALGEDIDEAFLIKHDAVLAARPARWLEVALKDAEAASVLDLRPALPDAQPAQDGLVRAEDHVPNRAARKPIDTPALQQLAQRAQELERLLATEGEMPGLLAALEGRYLPAAYGGDPIRNPDSLPTGRNLTGLDPSRLPTRQAYAVAQTLFNDWFKDYQARHGGQAPERMALSLWAGETLRHQGIMEAQALVALGMRPVWDDAGRPVRVETIAADELKRPRVDVLMSITGSYRDQFPALMALLDRSVAQAATAEPGNVIARNTAQIDQELRKQGVPRAQAEQLARVRAFGNAVGDYGTGLSDAVQSDGLQTNDARLGQMFLERMSQPYLEGEPVTGVAGGVAAQALGAHLRRTDAAILSRSSHLYAMVSSDDPFQYLGGLSAAARVAGRAQGLELHVAQLQDAGEPTTETAQRAIALEMQSRYLHPGWLQAQKAEGYSGTLQVLKAVQFAWGWQAVAPDTVRSDHWQSFYDVLVRDKHQLGLPEWLKEHPQAYAQSLERLVQAQRQGYWQADADTQKQLAQMYQELTRAAPLAAELPSVRRWVERAARGESVELTPPAGMAIAAPQSPALAAPQPASPAADLPAPPAQAEAPPSAPAVPTMGVLLERQPEREAPDAVKEPSPVERMAGIVALLVMALVAMAGAAWQARRPSSLFSPLQPAGV; this is translated from the coding sequence ATGACGGTGCTGATCCTGCGCGTGGCACTGCGGTGCCTGCTGCTGGCTGCGCCGCTGGCGCATGCCCTACAGGCGGACAAGGCCCAGGGCGCAGACGAGGGCGCCAACAAGGCCACGCCTGTGCTGCTGTGGCTGACCTCCGACATCACCACCGCCCCGCGCACGGCCATGGTGCAGCGCCTGGCCTCCGAGGCGGGCGTGGGCTTTGTGCACATCGACTACCCGCTGGCCGGACCAGCGGTACTGGACGAGGCCCAGGCCCAGAAGCTGGAGCGCGCACTGGCAGGTGCTGCCATGGTGTGGGTGGATGCACCGCATGCCAGCGTAGAGGCGCGCTTGCGCCGTATGGCGGGGCCGCAGCTCGATGCCCGCGCCGCGCGCGCCCCGGGCCGCGTGGTCTGGGTGCCTGCGGGCACGCCCGCTGTTGACCTGTCTGCGCTGGATGCCCCCGCCCGCATGGTGGCCTACCTGCAGGCTGGTGGCCCGCGCAACCTGCACAGCGCCATCGCCCTGGCGCGCGCCACGGTGGCGGGTGTTGCGATGCCGACCTTGCCCGCGCCCGACATCCTGCCCACCCGTGGCATCTACCACCCCGACGCGCCCCGCCTGCTTCCCAACGCCGCCGCGCTGGAGGCATGGCGCCAGGGCCAGCCCGCGCTGCGCAGCCTGCCAGCGGTGGCCGTGCTGGTGCACCGCCACCATTTTGTTGATGGCAGCACGGAATGGCTCGATGCCTGGCTGCGCACCTTCCGCGCGCAGGGCCTGTTTGCCTATGCGGCCTTTGGTCAGCAGGTCACGGCGCAGACGCTGGCCGAGGTGCTGGAGCTCCCCCCCGAAAGCGGCACCGACCCCGGTCGTCTGCATGCCTCTGCGCTGGTGCTGCACCAACTGGTGCCGCAGGCCGCTGCGTTGCAGCCGCTGTTGTTGCGCTGGGGCGCTCCGCTGCTGGCCACGCAGCCCTACCGTGCGGGCGATGTCGCTGCATGGGAGGCCAGCGACACGGGGCTGTCGCTGTCCGATGTGCCGTTCTACCTAGCGCAGCCCGAGGCGGCGGGGGCCATCGACTCGATGCTGGTGGCAGCCCATGGTGCCGAGGGGCAAGACTTTCGCCTCATCGAGCGCCAGGCCCTGGCCGTGGCCGCCAAGGCGCGGCGCCTGATTGCGCTGCAGACCCAACCTGCCGCCAACAAGCGCCTGGTGGCCATGGTCTACAACTACCCGCCGGGCGGCACCAACTTTGGCGCATCGTTCCTCAACGTGCCGCGCAGTCTGGAGCAGGTGTCGGCCGGCCTGGCCCAGGCGGGTTACCGCACCGAGCGCGTGCCCGAGCAGGGCTGGATCGATGGGCTCAAGCCGCTGCTGGCTGCCTATTACCCCGGCGCCGACGTGCGCAAACTGTTGGAGTCGGGCCAGGCCGCCGCGCTGCCGCTGGCGCGCTATGAGCAGCACCTGGCCACGTTGCCAAAGGCCGTGCGCGATCGCATGAACGCGCACTGGGGCCCACCCGAAAAGAGCCGTTACGTGGTCGATTGGCAGGGCGAAAAGGTATTCGCCATCCCGCGCCTGCAGGTGGGCCATCTGGCCGTGCTGCCCCAGCCCCCGCGCGAGGAAACCCTGCGCCTGGGCCAGAACCCCTTCATGCACAAGAGCAAGGCGCCGCTCTCGCACCACTACCTGGCGGTGTACCTGTGGGCGCAGCGGGAGGCCGATGCCCTCATCCACTTCGGCACCCACGGCACGCAGGAGTGGGCGGGCGGCAAGGCCCGCGCGCTGGATGTGCACGACGACGCGCTGCTGCCGCTGGGCGACCTGCCCGTGGTCTACCCTTACATCGTGGACAACCTGGGTGAGGCCCTCACGGCCAAGCGCCGGGGCCGCGCCGTGCTGGTGAGCCACCGCACGCCCGTGTTCGCCCCGGCGGGCTTCGAGGCGCGCATGGCCCACATGCACGAGGTGATGCACGAGTGGGAAACCGTGGACGAAGGCCCCACGCGCCGCGCGCTCGAAAAGCAGCTGGTCGCGCAGTTTGTAGAGCACCAGTTGCACCGCGACCTGGGCTGGAGCGCCGAGCGCATCGCGGCCGACTTCAGCGGCTTTCTTGAAATCCTGCACCCCTACCTGGACCAGCTCGCGCAAAGCTCGCAGCCCAAGGGCCTGGCTGTGTTCGGCCGCGTGCCCGCGCCCGAGCAGCGGCGCGAAACCATGCTGCAGGCGCTGCGCAAAGCGCTGATCGAGGCGCTGGGCGAAGACATCGACGAAGCCTTTCTCATCAAACACGACGCCGTACTGGCTGCGCGCCCCGCGCGCTGGCTGGAAGTGGCCTTGAAGGACGCCGAGGCCGCAAGCGTGCTGGACCTGCGCCCCGCGCTGCCCGACGCGCAGCCCGCGCAGGACGGCTTGGTGCGCGCCGAAGACCACGTGCCCAACCGCGCCGCGCGCAAGCCCATCGACACGCCCGCGCTGCAGCAGCTTGCCCAACGCGCGCAAGAACTGGAGCGCCTGCTGGCCACCGAAGGCGAAATGCCCGGCCTTCTGGCCGCGCTGGAAGGCCGCTACCTGCCTGCCGCCTACGGTGGCGACCCCATCCGCAACCCCGACAGCCTGCCCACGGGCCGCAACCTCACGGGGCTGGACCCGAGCCGCCTGCCCACGCGCCAGGCCTATGCCGTGGCGCAGACGCTGTTCAACGACTGGTTCAAGGACTACCAGGCGCGCCACGGCGGCCAGGCGCCAGAGCGCATGGCGCTGTCGCTGTGGGCGGGCGAAACGCTGCGCCACCAGGGCATCATGGAAGCCCAGGCGCTGGTGGCGCTGGGTATGCGCCCGGTGTGGGACGACGCGGGCCGCCCGGTGCGCGTGGAGACCATTGCCGCCGACGAGCTCAAACGCCCGCGCGTCGATGTGCTCATGAGCATCACCGGCTCGTACCGCGACCAGTTCCCCGCGCTCATGGCGCTGCTCGACCGCTCCGTGGCCCAGGCCGCCACGGCCGAGCCCGGCAATGTGATCGCACGCAACACAGCGCAGATCGACCAGGAGCTGCGCAAGCAGGGCGTGCCCCGCGCACAGGCCGAGCAGCTGGCACGCGTGCGCGCGTTCGGCAACGCGGTGGGCGACTACGGCACCGGCCTGTCCGACGCGGTGCAGAGCGACGGCCTGCAAACCAACGATGCGCGCCTGGGCCAGATGTTCCTCGAACGCATGAGCCAGCCTTATCTGGAGGGCGAACCGGTGACCGGCGTGGCGGGCGGTGTGGCGGCCCAGGCATTGGGTGCCCACCTGCGCCGCACCGATGCCGCCATCCTGTCGCGCAGCTCGCACCTGTATGCCATGGTCAGCTCGGACGACCCGTTCCAGTACCTGGGCGGCCTGTCGGCTGCAGCCCGGGTGGCCGGGCGAGCGCAGGGGCTGGAGCTGCATGTGGCCCAGCTGCAGGATGCAGGCGAGCCCACCACCGAGACCGCGCAGCGCGCCATTGCGCTGGAGATGCAGTCGCGCTACCTGCACCCGGGCTGGCTCCAGGCGCAGAAGGCCGAGGGCTATTCGGGCACGCTGCAGGTGCTCAAGGCCGTGCAGTTCGCCTGGGGCTGGCAGGCCGTCGCGCCCGACACGGTGCGCAGCGACCATTGGCAAAGCTTTTATGACGTGCTGGTGCGCGACAAGCACCAGCTGGGCCTGCCCGAGTGGCTCAAAGAGCATCCGCAGGCCTATGCCCAGTCGCTGGAGCGCCTGGTGCAGGCGCAGCGCCAGGGCTACTGGCAGGCCGATGCCGACACGCAAAAACAGCTCGCGCAGATGTACCAGGAGCTGACGCGCGCCGCGCCGCTGGCGGCCGAGCTGCCCAGCGTGCGCCGCTGGGTGGAGCGAGCGGCTCGTGGTGAGTCCGTAGAGCTGACCCCGCCTGCAGGCATGGCCATTGCCGCGCCGCAGTCGCCAGCCCTGGCAGCGCCACAGCCTGCGTCTCCCGCCGCTGACCTGCCCGCGCCGCCCGCCCAGGCAGAAGCACCACCCTCCGCGCCCGCCGTGCCTACCATGGGCGTGTTGCTGGAGCGCCAGCCCGAGCGCGAAGCCCCCGACGCCGTCAAAGAGCCCAGCCCCGTGGAGCGCATGGCGGGCATCGTGGCCCTGCTGGTCATGGCCCTGGTGGCGATGGCGGGTGCCGCGTGGCAGGCGCGCCGTCCGTCCTCGTTGTTTTCCCCGTTGCAACCGGCCGGCGTGTGA
- a CDS encoding DUF2149 domain-containing protein: MSLRHLNVLAEDDDDPMLSAVNLVDVFLVLVVALLTAVAVQTQTSANESVTIIRNPGQPDMEVVVREQGKEVRFKGAGSAAQGQGVRAGVAYQLEDGNIVYIPETGAAPAGASAGGAGGAATPVPAKP, translated from the coding sequence ATGAGCTTGCGTCACCTGAACGTGCTGGCCGAGGACGACGACGACCCGATGCTGTCCGCCGTGAACCTGGTGGACGTGTTCCTGGTGCTGGTGGTGGCGCTGCTCACGGCCGTGGCCGTGCAGACCCAGACCAGCGCCAACGAGAGCGTCACCATCATCCGCAACCCCGGCCAGCCCGACATGGAAGTGGTGGTGCGCGAGCAAGGCAAGGAAGTGCGCTTCAAGGGCGCTGGCAGCGCAGCGCAAGGGCAGGGCGTGCGTGCGGGCGTGGCCTACCAGCTCGAAGACGGCAACATCGTCTACATCCCTGAAACGGGCGCTGCCCCCGCCGGTGCTTCGGCCGGTGGCGCGGGTGGCGCAGCCACGCCGGTCCCCGCCAAGCCATGA
- a CDS encoding ABC transporter ATP-binding protein — MKSIAISANGISASIGNRSILQGIDLQLPAGRWTSIVGPNGAGKSTLLKVLAGLLPRAAVQGEVLLLGRPLLQIPARERARQLAWLGQNEGSADDLTSYDVAMLGRLPHQAWLAPPGAADHAAVEQALRTTQAWDWRHRPLSQLSGGERQRVLLARALAVQAQVLLMDEPLANLDPPHQTDWLHTMRALVDAGGTVVSVLHEVSLALQSDDMVVMAHGHVLHQGACDAPATHAALESVFDHRIHVRHLDGMWMALPSLRRKNNHQESQGVHA; from the coding sequence ATGAAATCAATAGCTATCAGTGCAAATGGAATAAGCGCCAGCATCGGGAATCGCTCGATATTGCAGGGCATCGACCTGCAATTGCCCGCCGGGCGCTGGACCAGCATCGTCGGCCCCAACGGTGCGGGCAAGTCCACGCTTCTCAAGGTGTTGGCGGGCCTGCTGCCGCGCGCAGCCGTGCAGGGCGAGGTGTTGTTGCTGGGCCGCCCGCTCCTGCAGATCCCCGCACGCGAACGCGCCCGCCAGCTCGCCTGGCTGGGCCAGAACGAAGGCTCGGCCGACGACCTGACCAGTTATGACGTGGCCATGCTGGGCCGCCTGCCGCACCAGGCCTGGCTGGCGCCGCCAGGTGCGGCCGACCACGCAGCGGTGGAGCAGGCGCTGCGCACTACGCAGGCCTGGGACTGGCGCCACCGCCCGCTGTCGCAGCTGTCGGGCGGCGAACGCCAGCGCGTGCTGCTGGCCCGCGCTCTGGCCGTGCAGGCGCAGGTGCTGCTGATGGACGAGCCCCTGGCCAACCTCGACCCGCCGCACCAGACCGACTGGCTGCACACCATGCGTGCACTGGTCGATGCGGGGGGCACGGTGGTCAGCGTGCTGCACGAGGTGTCGCTGGCACTGCAGTCCGACGACATGGTGGTGATGGCACATGGCCACGTGCTGCACCAGGGCGCCTGCGATGCACCCGCCACGCACGCGGCGCTGGAGAGCGTGTTTGACCACCGCATCCACGTGCGGCATCTGGATGGCATGTGGATGGCGCTGCCATCGCTGCGGCGCAAGAACAACCACCAGGAATCTCAGGGAGTGCACGCATGA
- a CDS encoding FecCD family ABC transporter permease, with translation MTTAIDHHHQSRRAAWCAAWLLLASALLAVCGASVGSTGFDSVLRMHGDPVAWQIVWDIRLPRTAGAWLAGALLGLSGAVAQGLFRNPLADPYLLGSASGAALGGAVAMALFGVSPVAAQWMARIGITGMAFLGAAGAVVLTLILARGVQHTLRLLLAGVIVGVVLGAVRDLVELTSPDILQAMQAFTLGSTAFVGWMACALMAVVWVLCSVVAWMLARALDGLTLGEATAASLGLPLMPMRVGLVAAMALATGTAVAQTGLIAFVGLAAPHLVRSIVRVTHERHIVLSSLMGAVLLMAADILARWLLAPQELPVGVLTAALGGTYLLWLMHRRTSQGGAL, from the coding sequence ATGACCACGGCCATAGATCATCACCACCAAAGCCGCCGCGCGGCATGGTGTGCCGCCTGGCTGTTGCTCGCCAGCGCGTTGCTGGCGGTGTGTGGCGCCAGCGTGGGCAGCACGGGCTTTGACAGCGTGCTGCGCATGCACGGTGACCCTGTGGCCTGGCAGATCGTGTGGGACATCCGCCTGCCGCGCACGGCGGGTGCGTGGCTGGCGGGGGCGCTGCTGGGCCTGTCGGGCGCGGTGGCGCAGGGGTTGTTTCGCAACCCGCTGGCCGATCCGTACCTGCTGGGCAGCGCCTCGGGCGCAGCGCTGGGCGGGGCGGTGGCGATGGCGCTGTTTGGCGTGTCGCCGGTGGCAGCGCAGTGGATGGCCCGCATCGGCATCACGGGCATGGCATTTCTGGGGGCGGCGGGGGCGGTGGTGCTCACGCTGATCCTGGCGCGCGGGGTGCAGCACACGCTGCGCCTGCTGCTGGCTGGCGTGATCGTGGGCGTGGTGCTGGGCGCTGTGCGCGATCTGGTGGAACTGACCTCGCCCGATATCCTGCAAGCCATGCAGGCGTTCACGCTGGGCAGTACGGCCTTTGTGGGCTGGATGGCCTGCGCGCTGATGGCGGTGGTCTGGGTGCTGTGTTCGGTGGTGGCCTGGATGCTTGCGCGTGCGCTCGACGGCCTCACGCTGGGCGAGGCCACGGCCGCCAGCCTGGGCCTGCCGCTCATGCCCATGCGCGTGGGGCTGGTGGCCGCGATGGCGCTGGCTACGGGCACGGCGGTGGCGCAGACGGGGCTCATCGCCTTTGTGGGGCTGGCGGCCCCGCACCTGGTGCGTTCCATCGTGCGCGTGACACACGAACGGCACATCGTGCTCTCCAGCCTGATGGGCGCGGTGCTGCTCATGGCGGCCGACATCCTGGCGCGCTGGCTGCTGGCGCCGCAGGAGCTGCCCGTGGGCGTGCTCACGGCGGCCCTGGGCGGCACCTATCTGCTGTGGCTCATGCACCGGCGCACCTCGCAAGGGGGTGCACTATGA